A stretch of Bradyrhizobium sp. CCBAU 53338 DNA encodes these proteins:
- a CDS encoding pyridoxal phosphate-dependent aminotransferase — translation MPELANRLKTVKVSASAAMTDKARELRDAGVKIVGLSSGEPDFPTPPHAIEAAHRAALAGDTKYPAQPGTVALRTAVQRKFKRENNLDYALDEILIANGGKQIIFNALFATCNPGDEVVIPAPGWITYADIVLLAEATPVAVPCPENNQFKLRPADLEAAITPKTKWLILNFPNNPTGTACTHEEMRAIADVMLKYPDVWILTDDIYEHLTYDGFKFCTIAEVEPKLKDRVVTVNGASKAYAMTGWRVGYCGGPKDLIAAMNNVHGQATGGICTISQAAAVAVLDGPQDFLKERADIYRNRRDLVVGLLNQIPGVTCHKPQGAFYVFPNIAGCIGKTTKGGRRLETDADFISALLEEQHVAAVPGGAYGMSPYFRISYATDTESLKEGCRRIASFCEGLR, via the coding sequence ATGCCTGAACTCGCAAACCGCCTCAAGACCGTGAAGGTGTCGGCCTCGGCGGCGATGACGGACAAGGCGCGGGAGCTCCGCGATGCCGGCGTCAAGATTGTCGGCCTGTCGTCCGGGGAGCCGGACTTTCCGACGCCGCCGCACGCGATCGAGGCTGCGCATCGGGCGGCGCTGGCTGGTGATACCAAATATCCTGCGCAGCCGGGGACCGTCGCACTGAGGACCGCAGTGCAGCGCAAGTTCAAGCGGGAAAACAATCTCGATTATGCGCTCGACGAGATCCTGATCGCAAATGGCGGCAAGCAGATCATCTTCAATGCCTTGTTTGCGACCTGCAATCCCGGCGACGAAGTCGTGATTCCGGCGCCGGGCTGGATCACCTATGCGGATATCGTTCTGCTCGCGGAGGCGACGCCGGTCGCCGTGCCCTGTCCGGAAAACAACCAGTTCAAGCTCCGCCCAGCGGACCTCGAGGCTGCTATCACGCCGAAGACGAAATGGTTGATCCTGAACTTTCCCAACAATCCGACCGGCACGGCCTGCACGCACGAGGAGATGCGGGCCATCGCCGACGTCATGTTGAAATACCCTGATGTCTGGATCCTCACCGACGACATCTACGAGCACCTGACCTATGACGGTTTCAAGTTCTGCACCATTGCGGAGGTCGAACCGAAGTTGAAGGATCGCGTGGTGACCGTGAACGGCGCATCCAAAGCCTACGCGATGACCGGTTGGCGGGTCGGCTATTGCGGCGGACCGAAGGACCTGATTGCTGCAATGAACAACGTCCACGGTCAGGCGACCGGCGGAATCTGTACGATAAGCCAAGCGGCGGCGGTCGCGGTACTGGACGGTCCTCAGGATTTCCTGAAGGAACGCGCGGACATCTATCGCAACCGCCGCGACCTGGTGGTCGGGCTCCTCAACCAGATTCCCGGTGTTACCTGCCACAAGCCGCAAGGCGCCTTCTATGTGTTTCCGAACATCGCCGGCTGTATCGGCAAGACCACCAAGGGCGGACGGCGGCTGGAAACTGACGCCGACTTCATCTCAGCGCTCCTGGAAGAGCAGCATGTCGCCGCCGTGCCGGGTGGCGCTTATGGGATGAGCCCATATTTCCGCATTTCCTACGCAACCGATACCGAGTCGCTCAAGGAGGGCTGCCGGCGCATCGCGAGCTTCTGCGAAGGGCTGCGCTGA
- a CDS encoding SDR family oxidoreductase has translation MGFSDYRTALVTGASSGIGAATVRRLRAEGLEVHALARDHQRLARLAAETGCRVCEVDVNDLTALTRLARSAEFDVLVNNAGQSRRSNILDTAPDDVDALIDVNLRAVLHLTRLVVPDMAKRDRGHVVNVSSIAGHYAFGENATTFNSSVAYHATKAGIHSLSQQLRVDLYGTRVRVTEIAPGRVATSIFQNQNAADNPDARFVGAFETLQSDDIADAIAFAVGAPERMNVAMIEVVPTFQVVGELRFASRSEAARLKEMRSGADNA, from the coding sequence ATGGGATTTTCTGACTATCGAACGGCGTTGGTGACGGGCGCATCCTCGGGGATCGGGGCGGCGACGGTTCGGCGCCTCCGCGCCGAGGGACTCGAGGTCCACGCCCTGGCACGCGATCATCAGCGATTGGCGCGTCTGGCGGCCGAGACCGGTTGTCGCGTATGCGAAGTCGACGTGAACGATCTCACAGCCCTGACGCGGCTTGCCCGCTCGGCCGAGTTCGACGTCCTCGTCAACAATGCCGGTCAGTCGCGGCGCAGCAATATCCTGGATACGGCGCCTGACGATGTCGATGCACTGATTGACGTCAATCTGCGCGCGGTCCTGCACCTGACGCGGCTCGTCGTACCTGATATGGCAAAGCGCGACCGCGGCCACGTCGTCAACGTCTCCTCGATCGCTGGCCATTACGCCTTTGGCGAGAATGCAACGACATTCAACTCCTCGGTGGCCTATCACGCGACCAAGGCGGGCATTCATTCGCTGTCGCAGCAGCTGCGTGTCGATCTCTATGGCACCCGCGTTCGTGTCACCGAAATCGCGCCCGGACGCGTGGCGACCAGCATCTTCCAGAACCAGAATGCTGCCGACAACCCCGATGCCCGCTTCGTCGGCGCATTCGAGACGCTTCAGTCCGACGACATTGCGGACGCCATTGCATTCGCGGTGGGAGCGCCGGAGCGGATGAACGTCGCGATGATCGAGGTCGTTCCCACGTTTCAGGTCGTCGGCGAATTGCGATTCGCGAGCCGATCCGAGGCCGCGCGATTGAAAGAGATGAGAAGTGGAGCTGACAATGCCTGA
- a CDS encoding SDR family NAD(P)-dependent oxidoreductase, which produces MLEVGNRIVMVSGASRGIGRAVIDRLLSSGFRVSAGMRDPSRLVESERLMTHRYDAEDAKSPLAWVDATVARWGGVDAIVNAAGINPRVRVSDEGESELDEMWRVNVKGPLRIVRAVLPHLAICGHGRVVNLGSLAGKRVGSNVGYAMTKFAVVALTHGIRREGRAAGIRATVVCPGYVATDMTLNDDEIPRHEMSQPGDIARLVETALMLPNNASVSEMLVHCQFEPML; this is translated from the coding sequence ATGTTGGAGGTCGGCAATCGGATCGTCATGGTTTCGGGGGCGTCGCGCGGCATCGGACGCGCCGTCATCGACCGGCTGTTGTCGTCGGGATTCAGGGTATCGGCCGGCATGCGCGATCCGAGCCGGCTCGTCGAGAGCGAGCGGCTGATGACGCATCGCTATGACGCCGAAGACGCCAAGAGCCCGCTGGCCTGGGTGGACGCAACAGTCGCGCGATGGGGCGGCGTCGATGCCATCGTCAACGCAGCCGGGATCAACCCCAGAGTTCGCGTCTCAGATGAGGGCGAGAGCGAGCTGGATGAAATGTGGCGCGTCAACGTCAAGGGTCCATTGCGCATCGTCAGAGCCGTTCTGCCTCATCTGGCCATCTGCGGTCATGGGCGGGTCGTCAATCTAGGGTCTCTCGCTGGAAAGCGGGTCGGCAGCAATGTCGGCTACGCCATGACCAAGTTCGCCGTGGTCGCGCTCACCCACGGCATCCGCCGGGAAGGCCGCGCGGCCGGCATTCGGGCGACGGTGGTCTGCCCGGGGTATGTCGCCACCGACATGACACTCAACGACGACGAGATTCCCCGCCATGAAATGAGCCAGCCGGGCGACATCGCTCGGCTGGTGGAGACCGCGCTGATGCTGCCGAACAACGCCTCCGTCTCCGAAATGCTCGTGCATTGCCAGTTCGAGCCGATGCTATAG
- a CDS encoding helix-turn-helix transcriptional regulator, with product MSKLTTRALERQAKDVAALMRMLANEHRLLIVCKLVEYGEASAGTLAEDIGLSASALSQHLTKLKAEGVVASRRDSQTMWYRIADRRVEELFSTLHRLFCAPRKR from the coding sequence ATGAGCAAGCTAACCACGCGCGCGCTGGAACGGCAGGCCAAGGATGTCGCCGCCCTGATGCGCATGCTCGCCAACGAGCACCGGCTGCTCATTGTTTGCAAGCTGGTCGAATATGGCGAAGCCAGTGCCGGCACGCTTGCCGAGGACATCGGCCTGTCCGCCTCGGCCCTGTCGCAGCACCTCACCAAGCTGAAGGCGGAGGGCGTCGTGGCGTCCCGGCGGGACAGCCAGACGATGTGGTATCGGATCGCCGACCGACGGGTCGAAGAGCTGTTTTCAACGCTGCACAGGCTGTTCTGCGCCCCTCGTAAGCGCTGA
- a CDS encoding YeeE/YedE thiosulfate transporter family protein: protein MTAMMTILGPLLMGAAFGFLLQRGKVTNCNVIENQFRLRDFTVLKVMGTAIVVGGIGVLLLVDTGNTKYYVKDANMLAVALGAALFGIGMVVYGYCPGTALGAIATGSVHALVGALGMVAGAILYALSFDWLKAHVLNVWALGKVRLPDVTNIPDIAWFAVLAVGAALFFWWVESTESRQKRG from the coding sequence ATGACCGCGATGATGACAATTCTCGGCCCACTGCTGATGGGCGCAGCTTTCGGCTTCCTGCTGCAGCGCGGCAAGGTGACGAATTGCAATGTGATCGAAAACCAATTTCGCTTGCGCGACTTCACCGTGCTGAAAGTGATGGGCACGGCAATCGTGGTCGGGGGCATCGGCGTGCTGTTGCTCGTCGATACAGGCAACACGAAGTACTATGTGAAGGATGCCAACATGCTGGCGGTCGCGCTCGGTGCCGCGCTGTTCGGCATCGGCATGGTCGTCTATGGATATTGCCCGGGTACGGCGCTCGGCGCCATCGCAACCGGCAGCGTTCATGCCCTGGTCGGCGCGCTCGGCATGGTGGCGGGTGCCATCCTCTACGCGCTGAGCTTCGATTGGTTGAAGGCGCACGTCCTCAACGTCTGGGCGCTGGGCAAAGTCCGACTTCCGGATGTGACGAATATCCCTGATATCGCCTGGTTCGCTGTGCTTGCGGTCGGCGCTGCGCTGTTCTTCTGGTGGGTCGAATCCACGGAATCCAGGCAGAAGCGCGGTTAG
- a CDS encoding YeeE/YedE thiosulfate transporter family protein has product MTTMTESYVREAPRTARIDWSPYLVGAGIGLLSWIAFAVFGDPLGVTTAYSRIASLFAIPVIGSDAVAQNAYWKSMPLKWDYGVWFLVGIPAGAFISAVMSGTWRLELVPEVWKDRFGPSVAKRFVAAFLGGAVIMYGARLAGGCTSGHGISGGLQLAVSSWLFLAVMFATGLGISALMFRKR; this is encoded by the coding sequence ATGACCACCATGACGGAAAGCTACGTTCGCGAGGCACCGCGCACCGCGCGGATCGACTGGTCGCCGTATCTCGTCGGTGCCGGGATCGGGCTCTTGAGCTGGATCGCGTTTGCAGTGTTCGGCGATCCGCTCGGGGTCACCACTGCTTATTCGCGTATTGCCTCGTTGTTCGCCATACCGGTGATCGGATCCGACGCGGTGGCACAGAACGCCTATTGGAAGAGCATGCCGCTGAAGTGGGATTACGGCGTCTGGTTCCTCGTCGGCATCCCCGCAGGTGCATTCATATCGGCGGTGATGTCGGGAACGTGGCGGCTTGAGCTCGTACCCGAGGTCTGGAAGGATCGTTTCGGGCCGTCGGTCGCCAAGCGTTTTGTCGCCGCGTTCCTTGGTGGCGCCGTTATCATGTACGGCGCTCGGCTCGCAGGCGGCTGCACCAGCGGACACGGCATCTCCGGCGGCCTGCAGCTCGCGGTGTCGAGTTGGCTGTTCCTGGCGGTGATGTTTGCAACCGGGCTCGGCATTTCCGCGCTCATGTTCCGCAAGCGTTGA
- a CDS encoding YeeE/YedE family protein, translated as MLTTLIDLLGEDRLSWLGGLLVGGLFGFFAQRSRFCLRAAAVEFSRGEGGPRLAVWLLTFAAALVGTQALVAIGWLDVSEARQLAQQGSISGALVGGVMFGCGMILARGCASRLLVLSANGNLRALLSGLVFAVTAQASYRGLLSPVREWVADLWLVDGGPSRDIMAVFGGGTPEKLAFGGLWLIVGLAFAFRSQLPRRLILAALATGVAVVAGWFFTYQLAQASFAPVTLKSLTFSGPSAELLMLVLNSAQLRLGFDLGIIPGVFLGSFAAAASANELKLEGFSDGLGMRRYLLGALLMGFGAMLAGGCAVGAGVTGASVFALTAWLVLGGMWLGAGLTDLLFDRGGMRQPQQASSATPGA; from the coding sequence GTGCTGACGACATTGATCGATCTCTTGGGGGAAGACCGGCTGTCTTGGCTGGGCGGCCTCCTGGTCGGCGGTCTCTTTGGATTCTTTGCCCAGCGCAGCCGCTTCTGCCTGCGCGCGGCGGCCGTCGAATTTTCCCGCGGTGAGGGTGGGCCGCGCCTTGCGGTTTGGCTCCTGACGTTTGCCGCGGCGCTCGTGGGCACGCAGGCGCTGGTTGCGATCGGCTGGCTCGATGTTTCCGAGGCGCGCCAGCTTGCGCAGCAGGGGAGCATCTCCGGCGCGCTGGTCGGCGGCGTGATGTTCGGCTGTGGCATGATCCTCGCGCGCGGCTGCGCCAGCCGGCTGCTCGTGCTCTCGGCCAATGGCAATCTCAGGGCCCTGTTGTCGGGCCTGGTGTTTGCGGTGACCGCGCAGGCCTCCTATCGCGGCCTGCTATCGCCCGTGCGCGAGTGGGTGGCCGATCTGTGGCTGGTCGATGGTGGCCCCTCGCGCGACATCATGGCAGTGTTCGGCGGTGGTACGCCCGAGAAGCTTGCCTTTGGCGGACTATGGCTGATCGTGGGGCTCGCTTTCGCCTTTCGCAGCCAGTTGCCGCGCCGGCTGATCCTCGCAGCGCTGGCCACCGGGGTGGCTGTCGTGGCGGGCTGGTTCTTCACCTATCAGCTTGCGCAGGCCTCCTTCGCGCCGGTGACGCTGAAGAGCCTGACCTTCAGCGGGCCCTCGGCCGAATTGTTGATGTTGGTCCTGAACAGTGCGCAGCTCCGGCTCGGCTTCGATCTCGGTATCATCCCCGGCGTATTCCTCGGCTCGTTTGCTGCTGCGGCGAGCGCGAACGAGCTGAAGCTCGAGGGTTTTTCTGACGGACTCGGCATGCGGCGCTATCTGCTCGGTGCGTTGCTCATGGGGTTCGGCGCGATGCTTGCGGGCGGTTGTGCGGTAGGGGCCGGAGTGACCGGTGCCTCGGTATTCGCGCTCACCGCGTGGCTGGTGCTCGGCGGCATGTGGCTGGGGGCGGGGCTCACCGACCTGCTCTTCGATCGCGGCGGCATGCGACAACCGCAGCAAGCAAGTTCGGCAACTCCGGGCGCCTGA
- a CDS encoding DsrE family protein — protein MQRRSMLRGSLVGLFGVAAMREAAAATEAPTRQRVVYHLADADRVVFVLGNIQNHVDGVGGPGKADIRLVVHGPALRAFHALAADDHTVAMMKKLTDAGVGFDACANTMKAQGVKLDDLTPGFVVAEKGGVVRLAELQQQGYAYLRP, from the coding sequence ATGCAGCGTCGATCCATGCTCCGCGGCAGCCTTGTCGGATTGTTCGGTGTCGCCGCGATGCGCGAAGCGGCCGCGGCGACGGAAGCGCCCACGCGGCAGCGCGTCGTCTATCACCTGGCCGATGCCGATCGTGTCGTCTTCGTTCTGGGTAACATTCAGAACCACGTCGATGGCGTGGGTGGACCGGGCAAGGCCGATATCAGGCTGGTTGTGCATGGACCTGCGTTGCGGGCCTTTCACGCACTCGCTGCCGACGACCACACCGTTGCGATGATGAAAAAGCTCACTGACGCCGGTGTCGGTTTTGATGCCTGTGCCAACACCATGAAGGCGCAGGGCGTCAAGCTCGACGACCTCACGCCCGGCTTCGTGGTGGCCGAGAAGGGCGGCGTGGTGCGGCTCGCCGAGCTGCAACAGCAGGGATATGCCTATCTGCGTCCATGA
- a CDS encoding alpha/beta hydrolase, producing the protein MRWLMGLAVLLALALALPAAAAEQELELSVEGRTTLGTLRTPASMGADTPLVVMTHGTLAHKDMEVIHDLAKALEQRGVASLAHTLSLGIDRRKGMYDCAVRHDHTADDAAAEIGAWVTRAKGMSRLVFAFGHSRGGNQVARYLAASETSPVVGAVLLAPVTAKAEADLRAAYAQTYGRSLEPFLEQATKAVATGHGGEWMDVPGFIYCRNAVVTARAFASFYAVGPGQDTAALVARMKLPVLVLAATKDTVVPDVIASFAPLADSSGGRVQLDKIEDADHFFRDLFAEDVADRIVDFIKQTH; encoded by the coding sequence ATGCGATGGTTGATGGGACTGGCCGTCTTGCTCGCGCTCGCGCTCGCGCTGCCTGCCGCTGCGGCCGAGCAGGAGCTGGAACTGTCCGTCGAGGGCCGCACCACGCTCGGGACACTGCGCACGCCAGCTTCGATGGGGGCAGACACACCGCTCGTCGTGATGACCCACGGCACGCTGGCGCACAAGGACATGGAAGTCATTCACGACCTCGCGAAGGCGCTCGAGCAGCGCGGCGTCGCATCGCTCGCCCACACGCTGTCACTGGGGATCGATCGCCGCAAGGGCATGTATGACTGTGCAGTGCGGCACGACCACACGGCCGACGATGCGGCCGCTGAGATTGGCGCCTGGGTGACTCGTGCGAAGGGCATGTCACGCCTCGTCTTCGCGTTCGGTCACTCGCGCGGCGGGAACCAGGTTGCACGCTATCTGGCGGCGAGCGAGACGTCGCCGGTCGTGGGTGCAGTGCTGCTGGCGCCGGTGACCGCAAAAGCAGAAGCCGATTTGCGCGCCGCCTACGCCCAGACCTATGGCAGGTCGCTCGAACCGTTCCTGGAGCAGGCGACGAAGGCCGTTGCGACCGGCCATGGCGGAGAGTGGATGGATGTGCCGGGATTCATCTATTGCCGCAATGCCGTGGTGACGGCGCGCGCCTTCGCGTCCTTCTATGCCGTCGGCCCTGGCCAAGACACTGCGGCGCTCGTGGCGCGCATGAAGCTGCCGGTGCTGGTGCTTGCCGCAACCAAGGATACCGTCGTGCCCGATGTGATCGCGTCCTTCGCGCCGCTTGCCGATTCGAGTGGCGGCAGGGTGCAGCTCGACAAGATCGAGGACGCTGATCATTTCTTCCGCGACCTGTTCGCGGAAGACGTGGCCGACCGCATCGTCGATTTCATCAAGCAGACACACTAG
- a CDS encoding c-type cytochrome yields the protein MSKSPKFMIAALIACALTAPAFAQQKADARGGPHYHIGRAPTADEIRGWDIDVRPDGQGLPEGKGTVTQGEKLFMDNCSTCHGEFGEGNGRWPVLAGGKGSLTSDNPVKTVGSYWPYASTVFDYVRHAMPYGNAESFSVDEYYALVAYVLYLNDVVTDQNFELSNKNLATIKMPNEQGFVMDDRATSEKSFWQKDPCMKDCIAPVKITGRAAVIDVTPEDGKDGKPRGVE from the coding sequence ATGTCGAAGTCGCCTAAGTTCATGATAGCCGCGCTGATCGCCTGCGCGCTGACCGCGCCGGCATTCGCGCAACAGAAGGCGGACGCGAGGGGCGGCCCACACTATCACATCGGACGCGCGCCAACCGCGGATGAGATCCGCGGTTGGGACATCGACGTGCGGCCCGACGGCCAGGGCCTGCCGGAAGGCAAGGGCACGGTCACCCAGGGCGAAAAGCTGTTCATGGACAATTGCTCGACCTGCCATGGCGAGTTCGGCGAGGGCAACGGCCGCTGGCCGGTGCTGGCCGGCGGCAAGGGCTCGCTAACGAGCGACAATCCGGTCAAGACCGTCGGCTCGTACTGGCCCTACGCCTCGACCGTGTTCGACTATGTCCGTCACGCCATGCCATACGGCAATGCCGAGTCGTTCTCGGTCGACGAATATTATGCGCTGGTCGCCTATGTCCTCTACCTGAACGACGTCGTCACCGACCAGAATTTCGAGCTGAGCAACAAGAACCTTGCCACGATAAAGATGCCGAACGAGCAAGGCTTTGTGATGGACGATCGCGCAACCAGCGAGAAATCGTTCTGGCAGAAGGATCCCTGCATGAAGGATTGCATCGCGCCGGTGAAGATCACCGGGCGCGCCGCCGTCATCGATGTGACGCCTGAGGACGGCAAGGACGGAAAGCCGCGGGGCGTGGAGTGA